A stretch of the Streptosporangium sp. NBC_01755 genome encodes the following:
- a CDS encoding TetR/AcrR family transcriptional regulator yields the protein MPLPGKARARREEMLVQLRELFLTEGFSSFNIGDLAERLRCSRTTLYAVAPSKEQIVVAAVRSFFKTAAEHIEARVVASDDPARRLAIYLEAVASELQPASAMFFADVADFGPANDVYQENTQYAARRVQALVTEGVKTGALRPVHASFVGAAAAQVMGAIQHGTIQATTGLDAAEAYRQLADLVMTSLTADPKEPANVRRTTP from the coding sequence ATGCCACTTCCAGGGAAGGCTCGCGCGCGCCGCGAGGAGATGCTGGTTCAGCTCCGAGAGCTGTTCCTGACCGAGGGATTCTCTTCGTTCAACATCGGAGATCTGGCGGAACGGCTGCGGTGTTCGAGAACCACCTTGTACGCCGTGGCACCGAGCAAGGAGCAGATCGTTGTCGCAGCCGTGCGCTCGTTCTTCAAGACCGCGGCGGAACATATCGAGGCCCGGGTCGTGGCCTCCGATGATCCGGCGAGGCGGCTGGCGATCTACCTGGAGGCCGTCGCCTCGGAACTTCAGCCGGCCTCGGCCATGTTCTTCGCGGATGTGGCCGACTTCGGTCCGGCCAACGACGTGTACCAGGAGAACACTCAGTACGCGGCTCGGCGGGTCCAGGCTCTCGTGACCGAGGGAGTGAAGACCGGAGCGCTGCGCCCGGTTCACGCGTCGTTCGTGGGGGCCGCCGCGGCCCAGGTCATGGGCGCGATCCAGCACGGGACGATCCAGGCGACCACCGGGCTCGACGCCGCCGAAGCGTACCGCCAACTCGCCGACCTGGTCATGACCAGCCTGACGGCCGATCCGAAGGAGCCGGCCAACGTGCGGAGGACAACACCGTGA
- a CDS encoding carboxymuconolactone decarboxylase family protein encodes MYYEHLSESVWIAYDGTTRNATYVRGDMSGGMLVGTLDSADATRQLLSHGEGAAKTVVLTDTDSGQHIPEGATTLTSVETATALAGCPLLDAVEVERGSPLDAYLGRSQRTHGIAARRLTPDQTFSGATDLKVGHTLVEVQNIGRAYSAADTIVWLPDEAVLITGAAVVNGVHPASWSGSIEQWRAACVQLVALRPAVVVPGYGPVTDITGIIDLRDYLEHLHSEAEVRYRKGMPVEEAAVDLPLGRWEQWACRENLAITLATVYDSLGDSTERTVSGVLATAAEIAEGIRRRPRIAPVAPGERDQETLDALGLVGGENSIFELHSVNIPNVMTTFVRHTKLYKDSMPLAHGVIDGVLPPRQREMAILRGAWACSAIYQWNHHYHVALGVGLTQEEIDLISRDISLGAWTRHERAVLTAVDELHTESVVSDRTWAILSETYGERELIELVTLIGEYHKVSFALNSWGVPLEPWMGPYRIPSGWRTAHQTRDTPLDDASPGELGEFPAAGQRGGEAGEGERWLPLHYVSDGETAR; translated from the coding sequence ATGTACTACGAACACCTGAGCGAGTCCGTGTGGATCGCCTACGACGGAACCACTCGCAACGCGACGTACGTGCGAGGTGACATGAGCGGGGGCATGCTCGTCGGCACTCTCGACAGTGCGGACGCCACGAGACAGCTGCTCAGTCACGGCGAAGGCGCGGCGAAGACGGTGGTGCTCACCGACACCGACTCCGGGCAGCACATCCCGGAGGGCGCCACGACACTCACCTCGGTGGAGACGGCGACCGCACTCGCCGGCTGCCCTCTGCTCGACGCCGTCGAGGTGGAGCGGGGTTCTCCCCTCGATGCCTATCTCGGGAGATCCCAGCGCACCCACGGAATCGCGGCCCGGCGATTGACACCTGATCAAACCTTCAGCGGTGCGACCGACCTCAAGGTCGGCCACACACTGGTCGAGGTTCAAAACATCGGGCGCGCCTACAGCGCCGCCGACACGATCGTGTGGCTTCCTGACGAGGCGGTGCTGATCACCGGTGCCGCTGTCGTCAACGGTGTGCATCCCGCGTCGTGGTCGGGCTCGATCGAGCAGTGGCGTGCGGCGTGCGTCCAGCTCGTGGCGCTACGGCCGGCTGTGGTGGTTCCCGGGTACGGGCCGGTCACCGACATCACCGGGATCATCGATCTGCGGGACTATCTCGAGCACCTGCACAGCGAGGCGGAGGTGCGCTACCGCAAGGGAATGCCGGTCGAGGAAGCCGCGGTCGACCTGCCGCTCGGCCGCTGGGAGCAGTGGGCCTGCCGGGAGAACCTGGCGATCACCTTGGCCACCGTCTACGACTCCCTGGGCGACAGCACCGAGCGCACGGTCAGCGGGGTTCTGGCCACCGCCGCCGAGATCGCCGAGGGCATCCGCCGACGGCCGCGGATCGCACCCGTCGCCCCCGGTGAGCGTGACCAGGAAACACTGGACGCGTTGGGCCTCGTCGGGGGAGAGAACTCGATCTTCGAGCTGCACAGTGTGAACATACCGAACGTCATGACCACCTTTGTGCGGCACACCAAGCTGTACAAGGATAGTATGCCCCTGGCCCATGGCGTGATCGACGGCGTCCTACCGCCACGGCAGCGCGAAATGGCGATCTTGCGCGGCGCGTGGGCGTGTTCGGCGATCTACCAGTGGAATCACCACTACCATGTCGCCCTCGGCGTCGGCCTCACTCAAGAGGAGATCGACCTGATTTCCCGGGACATCTCCCTGGGAGCATGGACCCGGCACGAGCGGGCGGTGCTGACCGCCGTGGACGAACTGCACACCGAGTCAGTGGTCTCCGACCGCACCTGGGCGATCCTGTCGGAAACCTATGGCGAGCGTGAACTGATCGAACTCGTCACCCTGATCGGCGAGTACCACAAGGTCTCCTTCGCGCTGAATAGCTGGGGCGTCCCCCTCGAACCGTGGATGGGCCCTTACCGCATCCCCTCCGGCTGGCGCACCGCCCACCAGACCCGAGACACTCCCTTGGACGATGCCTCACCTGGTGAGCTTGGCGAGTTTCCTGCAGCAGGTCAGCGCGGCGGAGAGGCCGGGGAAGGCGAGAGGTGGCTGCCCTTGCATTATGTATCGGACGGGGAAACGGCACGGTAG
- a CDS encoding acyl-CoA dehydrogenase family protein: MPASRVMPTGESADLITLVRDLADKELAPRAARAEADEEFPREVFRTLGAVGLLGLPYPEECGGGGQPYEVYLQVLEEIAAIWSSIGVGASVHTLACFGLVNFGTEEQRRAWLPDMLGGDLLGAYCLSEPHAGSDPAAMRTRAVRDGDDYVLDGAKAWTTHGGHADFYQVMARTSDDRKGISCFLVPADAEGLSADPPERKMGLTGSATATMRLDHVRVPAWRRIGEEGDGLKIALAGLDSGRLGIAAVATGLAQGALAGNTGETITTYSKEQD, from the coding sequence ATGCCCGCATCACGTGTCATGCCCACCGGCGAGAGTGCCGACCTGATCACCCTCGTCCGGGACCTCGCCGACAAGGAACTCGCGCCCCGGGCCGCCCGGGCCGAGGCCGACGAGGAGTTCCCGCGCGAGGTCTTCAGGACCCTCGGCGCGGTCGGCCTCCTCGGCCTCCCCTACCCCGAGGAGTGCGGCGGCGGAGGCCAGCCGTACGAGGTGTACCTGCAGGTACTTGAGGAGATCGCGGCGATCTGGTCGAGCATCGGCGTCGGTGCCAGCGTGCATACCCTGGCGTGCTTCGGGCTCGTCAACTTCGGCACGGAAGAGCAGCGGCGGGCGTGGCTGCCCGACATGCTCGGCGGCGACCTCCTCGGCGCGTACTGCCTGAGCGAGCCGCACGCGGGCTCTGATCCCGCCGCCATGAGGACCCGCGCCGTCCGGGACGGGGACGACTACGTGCTCGACGGCGCGAAGGCATGGACGACCCACGGTGGGCATGCCGACTTCTACCAGGTGATGGCGCGGACCTCGGACGATCGCAAGGGCATCTCCTGCTTCCTGGTCCCGGCCGACGCGGAAGGCCTGAGCGCGGACCCGCCCGAGCGCAAGATGGGCCTGACCGGATCCGCGACCGCCACCATGCGGCTGGACCACGTCCGTGTTCCCGCCTGGCGCAGGATCGGCGAGGAGGGCGATGGCCTCAAGATCGCACTGGCCGGTCTCGACTCCGGCCGGCTGGGAATCGCGGCGGTCGCCACCGGCCTGGCCCAAGGGGCACTCGCCGGGAACACCGGCGAAACGATCACCACCTACAGCAAGGAACAGGACTGA